The genomic DNA ACCTTCTGCCTTCTGCCTTCTGCCTTCTGCCTTCTGCCTTCTGCCTTCTGCCTTTCCCAGTCCCCCAGAAGTATCAGAATATTTAATCAATCAACTGACGTTCTGTTTGATTAATAAAAACTATTAAATGAGGGTAATTTGTTAGTAAAATTTAAAAAAGTAATATTTACAGATTAGTGCGATCGCACAAGCAACGAGTACTCATGGCGAAAGTGGTTTTGGTACACCCCCAAATTCCCCCCAATACAGGCAATATCGCCCGAACTTGTGCCGCTACTGGCACAGAACTGCATTTAGTCGGGCCTTTAGGGTTTGAAATTAGCGATCGTTACCTCAAAAGAGCAGGTTTAGATTACTGGCCTTACGTCAAACTACACAATCATCAGTCCTGGCAAGAATTTTTTACCCTACATCAACAACTTGGAGGGCGATTGCTGGGATTTACTACTTCAGGAAGATGCAGCTATTTGAAACTACAATATCAACCCGATGACTGGCTATTATTCGGCAGCGAAACCAAAGGATTACCACCAGACATCCTAGCAATCTGCTCAGAAACCCTTTACATCCCGATGTCAGAACCCGGAGTTCGCAGCTTAAATCTTTCTGTAAGCGTATCAGCTGGCTTATTTGAAGCTCGGAGACAACTTGGTTATTTAGAATAAATCAATTACTCTTGGTTCATCACCTCAAGCCAAATTCTCTCCTCACATCTCAATTTACTAAAGCGAAATAATATATACCTTAAAAAAGCTATTTGTCAACTAACAGACAAATAACTCTAGATTTGCATATATTCATCCAAACATCCGAAAGTAATCCGGGAAATATCGAGCAACCTGAAGAGCTAAAAACGCTTCAACCCTTGTCAGATAAGTTGTTCAAACTAGGGGAGCATTTTTTATTTAACAAATAAATTAGCTTAGTAAGCATAAGAAATTTCTATTGATTTAGGGATTACTAGTGACAGATCGCACAATAAAAATTATTCATTTTTAGTTAAGTGTTGTTCACAAAGGCAGAAGTTGTAGTAAATTTCTAGCTTAACTGTTTTGCTTTCAAGCAGCGATTTAGTGATGGTCGATCGAAATCAACCTAGAGTCTCAAACTCGCCAAAAGTAGTTTAGACAAAGAACTAGACGGCACTTTTGGTAAAGATGAGAAATTTAAGTACAAATCTTTGTTCTCCTTTTGTTCTGAGGGTGCTATAAATCTATGAAGTAAACAGAAAGCATCTACTAACTTAACTAAGCTTCATGGTTTACATGAATTTGCTCAAAAGCGATTTAGCCCTAGATAACCAAAGGGACTCTAGTTCAAGAGAAATCA from Phormidium ambiguum IAM M-71 includes the following:
- a CDS encoding tRNA (cytidine(34)-2'-O)-methyltransferase, with translation MAKVVLVHPQIPPNTGNIARTCAATGTELHLVGPLGFEISDRYLKRAGLDYWPYVKLHNHQSWQEFFTLHQQLGGRLLGFTTSGRCSYLKLQYQPDDWLLFGSETKGLPPDILAICSETLYIPMSEPGVRSLNLSVSVSAGLFEARRQLGYLE